A genomic window from Pseudomonas alcaligenes includes:
- a CDS encoding transglycosylase domain-containing protein, with protein sequence MGSLWQSETPQTALPLSDPEPLLSSKKPRRKRTWSRLTWPLLVLLLIALGIVAYRELTTARLQAREFSRYAASLSYRVEPGPSPAILFPSDGPFDKRLGYAHLPLLLERLQQRQFLITAQARQSDALRTYAGHGFFPPFAEKMQAGLAISDCRGDPLYLFRYPQQLYPQFSDIPPLVVSSLLFIENRHLLAADQPLANPAVDWPRFARAALSQVGKSFALQEQSAGGSTLATQLEKYRHSPDGLTLSAMEKLRQMVSASVRAYQQGPETFATRQRIVRDYLNSVPLSAAPGHGEVHGLADGLRVWFGADFARVNALLDPARTPLASRAERGLALRQVLALMIAQRRPSYYLAQGRKELETLTDSHIRVLAAGGVIDWALRDAALAQRLQFRDLEQYPAIQPVQGNKGISVARSRLSGLLNLPLYDLDRLDLAATSTLNAELQQQASAYLRQLADPEFAGQIGLYGERLLSPEKTAEVRYSFTLFERSPDGARVRVQTDSTDQPFDLNEGSKLELGSTAKLRVLTTYLEVIAELHARYAGQSVDALRKVEVAAQDHLSRWVIDQLIAKPEQNLRDTLEAALERKYSASPYETFFTGGGAHTFSNFKREDNARIPTLRVALQESINLPFIRLLRDLVRYSTYHGASNSAALLQDDKHPLREGYLKRFADREGTTFLLRFWRKYQGQNAQQRLDTFLEGLRPTAVRLAAVHRYLMPEVDQATFAAFIRAHANDKTEKLTDKKLQALYLDYGPGAWSLPDQGYIARVHPLELWLLGYLIENPQASFKDAVAASAEERQEVYGWLFKTRHKSARDSRIRTLLEVEAFLDIHQRWKRLGYPFEHLVPSLATAIGSSGDRPAALAELMGIIQNDGIRQPSVRIDSLHFAAGTPYETRLQQDSQRGQRVLPSEVAAALRGALSQVVEAGTARRLHGSFQLADGTPLVLGGKTGTGDNRIESTTRGGHVLSSRAMNRTATFVFYLGPRHFGTLTAFVPGQAAEGFRFTSALPVQVLKGMAPLLSPYLEPTAQTGCGQPPGATQVRLL encoded by the coding sequence ATGGGCTCACTGTGGCAGTCAGAAACACCCCAGACCGCGCTCCCCCTGAGCGACCCTGAGCCGCTGTTATCGTCGAAAAAGCCCCGCCGCAAACGCACCTGGAGCCGCCTGACCTGGCCACTGCTGGTGCTCCTGCTGATCGCCCTGGGCATAGTCGCCTACCGCGAACTCACCACCGCGCGTCTGCAGGCCCGCGAGTTCAGCCGCTACGCCGCCAGCCTGAGCTACCGGGTCGAGCCCGGCCCGAGCCCGGCCATCCTGTTTCCCAGCGACGGCCCCTTCGACAAGCGCCTGGGCTACGCGCACCTGCCGCTGCTGCTGGAGCGCCTGCAGCAACGGCAGTTCCTGATTACCGCCCAGGCGCGCCAGTCCGACGCCCTGCGCACCTACGCCGGCCACGGTTTCTTCCCGCCCTTCGCCGAGAAGATGCAGGCCGGCCTGGCCATCAGCGACTGCCGCGGCGATCCGCTGTACCTGTTCCGCTACCCGCAGCAGCTCTACCCGCAGTTCAGCGACATCCCGCCGCTGGTGGTCAGCAGCCTGCTGTTCATCGAGAACCGCCACCTGCTCGCTGCCGACCAGCCACTGGCCAACCCGGCGGTGGACTGGCCGCGCTTCGCCAGGGCGGCGCTGTCGCAGGTCGGCAAGAGCTTCGCCCTGCAGGAACAGTCGGCCGGTGGCAGTACCCTGGCCACCCAGCTGGAGAAGTACCGCCACTCGCCCGACGGCCTGACCCTCTCGGCCATGGAAAAGCTGCGGCAGATGGTGTCCGCCAGCGTGCGCGCCTACCAGCAGGGCCCGGAAACCTTCGCCACGCGCCAGCGCATCGTGCGCGACTACCTCAACAGCGTGCCGCTCTCCGCCGCCCCCGGCCACGGCGAGGTGCACGGCCTGGCCGACGGCCTGCGCGTGTGGTTCGGTGCCGACTTCGCGCGGGTCAACGCCCTCCTCGACCCGGCCCGCACGCCGCTGGCCAGCCGCGCCGAGCGTGGCCTGGCGCTGCGCCAGGTGCTGGCCCTGATGATCGCCCAGCGCCGCCCCTCCTACTACCTGGCCCAGGGCCGCAAGGAGCTGGAGACGCTGACCGACAGTCATATCCGCGTACTCGCCGCCGGCGGCGTGATCGACTGGGCGCTGCGCGACGCGGCGCTGGCGCAGCGCCTGCAGTTCCGCGACCTGGAGCAGTACCCGGCGATCCAGCCGGTGCAGGGCAACAAGGGCATCAGCGTGGCCCGCTCGCGGCTGTCCGGCCTGCTCAACCTGCCGTTGTACGACCTCGACCGCCTCGACCTGGCCGCCACCAGCACCCTCAACGCCGAGCTGCAGCAGCAGGCCAGCGCCTACCTGCGCCAGCTGGCCGACCCGGAGTTCGCCGGGCAGATCGGCCTGTACGGCGAACGCCTGCTGTCGCCGGAGAAGACCGCCGAGGTGCGCTACAGCTTCACCCTGTTCGAACGCAGCCCGGATGGCGCGCGGGTGCGGGTGCAGACCGACAGCACCGACCAGCCCTTCGACCTCAACGAGGGCAGCAAGCTGGAGCTGGGTTCCACCGCCAAGCTGCGGGTGCTGACCACCTACCTGGAGGTGATCGCCGAGCTGCATGCGCGCTATGCCGGGCAGAGCGTGGACGCGCTGCGCAAGGTCGAGGTGGCGGCGCAGGATCACCTGAGCCGCTGGGTGATCGACCAGCTGATCGCCAAGCCCGAGCAGAACCTGCGCGACACCCTGGAGGCGGCGCTGGAGCGCAAGTATTCGGCCAGCCCCTACGAGACCTTCTTCACCGGCGGCGGCGCGCACACCTTCAGCAACTTCAAGCGCGAGGACAACGCGCGCATCCCCACCCTGCGCGTGGCCCTGCAGGAGTCGATCAACCTGCCCTTCATCCGCCTGCTGCGCGACCTGGTGCGCTACAGCACCTACCACGGCGCCAGCAACAGCGCGGCGCTGCTGCAGGACGACAAGCATCCACTGCGCGAGGGCTACCTCAAGCGCTTCGCCGACCGCGAGGGCACCACCTTCCTACTGCGCTTCTGGCGCAAGTACCAGGGGCAGAACGCCCAGCAGCGCCTGGACACCTTCCTCGAAGGCCTGCGCCCCACCGCCGTGCGCCTGGCAGCGGTGCACCGCTACCTGATGCCGGAGGTGGACCAGGCGACCTTCGCCGCCTTCATCCGCGCCCACGCCAACGACAAGACCGAGAAACTCACCGACAAGAAGCTCCAGGCCCTGTACCTGGACTACGGCCCCGGCGCCTGGAGCCTGCCGGACCAGGGCTACATCGCCCGCGTGCACCCGCTGGAGCTGTGGCTGCTCGGCTACCTGATCGAAAATCCGCAGGCCAGCTTCAAGGACGCCGTGGCGGCCAGCGCCGAGGAGCGCCAGGAGGTCTACGGCTGGCTGTTCAAGACCCGCCACAAGAGCGCCCGCGACAGCCGCATCCGCACCCTGCTGGAGGTCGAGGCCTTCCTCGACATCCACCAGCGCTGGAAGCGCCTGGGCTACCCCTTCGAGCACCTGGTGCCGTCGCTGGCCACCGCCATCGGCAGCTCCGGCGACAGGCCGGCGGCGCTGGCCGAGCTGATGGGCATCATTCAGAACGACGGCATCCGCCAGCCCAGCGTGCGCATCGACAGCCTGCACTTCGCCGCCGGGACGCCCTATGAAACGCGACTGCAGCAGGACAGCCAGCGTGGCCAGCGGGTGCTGCCCTCGGAAGTAGCAGCGGCCCTGCGCGGTGCCCTCTCCCAGGTGGTCGAAGCCGGTACCGCGCGGCGCCTGCACGGCAGCTTCCAGTTGGCCGACGGCACGCCGCTGGTGCTCGGCGGCAAGACCGGCACCGGCGACAACCGCATCGAGAGCACCACCCGCGGCGGCCATGTGCTGAGTTCGCGGGCGATGAACCGCACCGCCACCTTCGTCTTCTACCTGGGGCCGCGCCACTTCGGCACCCTCACCGCCTTCGTACCGGGCCAGGCGGCGGAAGGTTTCCGCTTCACCTCGGCGCTACCGGTGCAGGTGCTCAAGGGCATGGCGCCGCTCCTTTCACCCTATCTGGAGCCGACTGCGCAGACCGGTTGCGGCCAGCCTCCCGGCGCGACGCAGGTACGCCTGCTGTAG
- the metR gene encoding transcriptional regulator MetR: MLELRHLKTLHALREADSLVEAAERLHLTQSALSHQFKELEERLGMQLFVRKTKPVRFTSAGLRLLQLADSLLPQLRAAERDLARLAGGTAGRLHMAIECHSCFQWLMPTIDQFRDAWPEVELDLASGFSFAPLPALARGDLDLVVTSDPVELPGITYVPLFTYEALLAVANQHPLASRPYIQPEDLERETLITYPVERDRLDIFTRFLEPADIEPAQVRTSELTVMMMQLVASGRGVCGLPNWALHEYSSRGYVTAKRLGDKGLFATLYAGIRADMLDAPFMRDFLLTAKDTSFATLEGVSAARG; this comes from the coding sequence ATGCTGGAATTGCGCCACCTCAAGACCCTGCACGCCCTGCGCGAAGCCGACAGCCTGGTGGAGGCCGCCGAGCGCCTGCACCTGACCCAGTCGGCGCTGTCCCACCAGTTCAAGGAGCTGGAGGAGCGCCTGGGCATGCAGCTGTTCGTGCGCAAGACCAAGCCGGTGCGCTTCACCAGCGCCGGCCTGCGCCTGTTGCAGCTGGCCGACAGCCTGCTGCCGCAGCTGCGCGCCGCCGAGCGCGACCTGGCGCGCCTGGCCGGGGGCACCGCGGGCCGCCTGCACATGGCCATCGAGTGCCACAGCTGCTTCCAGTGGCTGATGCCGACCATCGACCAGTTCCGCGACGCCTGGCCGGAAGTGGAACTGGACCTGGCCTCGGGCTTCTCCTTCGCCCCGCTGCCGGCGCTGGCCCGCGGCGACCTCGACCTGGTGGTGACCTCCGACCCGGTGGAGCTGCCCGGCATCACCTACGTGCCGCTGTTCACCTACGAGGCGCTGCTGGCGGTGGCCAACCAGCACCCGCTGGCGAGCCGCCCCTACATCCAGCCCGAGGACCTGGAGCGCGAGACGCTGATCACCTACCCGGTGGAGCGCGACCGCCTGGACATCTTCACCCGCTTCCTCGAACCGGCCGACATCGAGCCGGCGCAGGTGCGCACCTCCGAGCTGACCGTGATGATGATGCAGCTGGTGGCCAGCGGCCGCGGCGTCTGCGGGCTGCCCAACTGGGCGCTGCACGAGTACAGCTCGCGCGGCTACGTCACCGCCAAGCGCCTGGGCGACAAGGGCCTGTTCGCCACGCTCTACGCCGGCATCCGCGCCGACATGCTGGATGCGCCCTTCATGCGCGACTTCCTGCTCACCGCCAAGGACACCTCCTTCGCCACCCTCGAGGGGGTCAGCGCGGCACGCGGCTGA
- the metE gene encoding 5-methyltetrahydropteroyltriglutamate--homocysteine S-methyltransferase, whose protein sequence is MALAHNLGFPRIGRDRELKKALEAHWQGELDEAGLRAVGRELRAAHWQLQKDAGIELLPVGDFAWYDQVLTHSLMFGVIPERFRRHGAQPTLDTLFGMARGVSGNKSSQNSCCGGVHAQELTKWFDSNYHYLVPEFSADQQFSLSWQQLFEEVEEGLALGHALKPVLIGPLTYLWLGKCKGGEFDRLELLERLLPVYGEILQRLAGLGIDWVQIDEPILALDLPQAWKNAFERAYNLLQREPCRKLIATYFAGLEDNLGLAAGLPVDGLHIDLVRAPEQFPAILDRLPAYKVLSLGVVDGRNIWRSDLDQALGLLREAHERLGARLWLAPSCSLLHVPVDLRREDRLDDELKSWLAFAVQKCAEVAVLARALREPQDPEVRAALLASRAAQDSRAASSRIHKPAVQERLAAIRPEHSRRPSPFAERSVQQRARLRLPLFPTTTIGSFPQTPAIRLARQAFRAGKLSVAAYTEAMHSEIRHAVTVQEQLGLDVLVHGEAERNDMVEYFAEQLDGYAFTRFGWVQSYGSRCVKPALIYGDLSRPRPMTVDWIRYAQGCTDKPMKGMLTGPVTMLMWSFARDDIPREQQARQLALAIRDEVVDLEAAGIRVIQIDEAAFREGLPLRKAGWQHYLDWATEAFRLCASGVRDETQIHTHMCYSEFNDVIEAIAAMDADVITIETSRSDMQLLEAFERFEYPNEIGPGVYDIHSPRVPDSAEMVRLMKKAARRVPAERLWVNPDCGLKTRGWTETEAALVNMVAAARQLRAELA, encoded by the coding sequence ATGGCACTGGCCCACAACCTCGGCTTTCCCCGCATCGGCCGCGACCGCGAACTGAAGAAGGCCCTGGAAGCCCATTGGCAGGGCGAGCTCGACGAAGCCGGCCTGCGCGCCGTCGGCCGCGAGCTGCGCGCCGCGCACTGGCAGCTGCAGAAGGACGCCGGCATCGAGCTGCTGCCGGTCGGCGACTTCGCCTGGTACGACCAGGTGCTGACCCACTCGCTGATGTTCGGCGTGATCCCCGAGCGCTTCCGGCGGCACGGCGCCCAGCCGACCCTCGACACCCTGTTCGGCATGGCCCGTGGGGTTTCTGGGAACAAGAGCAGCCAGAACAGCTGCTGCGGCGGTGTCCACGCCCAAGAGCTCACCAAGTGGTTCGACAGCAACTACCACTACCTGGTCCCCGAATTCTCCGCCGATCAGCAGTTCAGCCTGAGCTGGCAACAGCTGTTCGAGGAAGTGGAGGAGGGCCTGGCCCTGGGGCACGCCCTCAAGCCGGTGCTGATCGGCCCGCTGACCTACCTGTGGCTGGGCAAGTGCAAGGGTGGCGAGTTCGACCGGCTCGAGCTGCTCGAGCGCCTGCTGCCGGTCTACGGCGAGATCCTCCAGCGCCTGGCCGGGCTGGGCATCGACTGGGTGCAGATCGACGAACCGATCCTGGCGCTGGACCTGCCGCAGGCCTGGAAGAACGCCTTCGAGCGCGCCTACAACCTGCTGCAGCGCGAGCCGTGCCGCAAGCTGATCGCCACCTACTTCGCCGGCCTGGAGGACAACCTCGGTCTGGCCGCCGGACTGCCGGTGGACGGCCTGCACATCGACCTGGTGCGCGCCCCGGAGCAGTTCCCGGCCATCCTCGACCGCCTGCCGGCCTACAAGGTGCTGTCGCTGGGCGTGGTCGACGGCCGCAACATCTGGCGCAGCGACCTCGACCAGGCCCTGGGGCTGCTGCGCGAAGCCCACGAACGCCTCGGTGCACGCCTGTGGCTGGCGCCCAGCTGCTCGCTGCTGCACGTGCCGGTCGATCTGCGCCGCGAGGACCGGCTGGATGACGAGCTGAAAAGCTGGCTGGCCTTTGCCGTGCAGAAATGCGCGGAAGTCGCCGTACTGGCCCGCGCCCTGCGCGAGCCGCAGGATCCCGAGGTGCGTGCCGCACTGCTCGCCAGTCGCGCGGCACAGGACAGCCGCGCCGCCTCGTCGCGCATCCACAAGCCGGCGGTGCAGGAGCGCCTGGCGGCGATTCGTCCCGAGCACAGCCGGCGCCCGTCGCCCTTCGCCGAGCGCAGCGTGCAGCAGCGTGCACGGCTCAGGCTGCCGCTGTTTCCCACCACCACCATCGGCTCCTTCCCGCAGACCCCGGCCATCCGCCTGGCGCGCCAGGCGTTCAGGGCCGGCAAGCTGTCGGTGGCCGCGTACACCGAGGCCATGCACAGCGAAATACGCCATGCAGTGACGGTGCAGGAGCAGCTGGGCCTGGACGTGCTGGTGCACGGCGAGGCCGAGCGCAACGACATGGTCGAGTACTTCGCCGAACAGCTCGACGGCTACGCCTTCACCCGCTTCGGCTGGGTGCAGAGCTACGGCTCGCGCTGCGTGAAGCCGGCGCTGATCTATGGCGACCTGTCGCGCCCGCGACCGATGACGGTGGACTGGATTCGCTACGCGCAGGGCTGCACCGACAAGCCGATGAAGGGCATGCTGACCGGCCCGGTGACCATGCTGATGTGGTCCTTCGCGCGCGACGACATCCCGCGCGAGCAGCAGGCACGCCAGCTGGCCCTGGCCATCCGCGACGAGGTAGTGGACCTGGAGGCGGCCGGCATCAGGGTCATCCAGATCGACGAGGCGGCCTTCCGCGAGGGCCTGCCGCTGCGCAAGGCCGGTTGGCAGCACTACCTGGACTGGGCCACCGAGGCCTTCCGCCTGTGCGCCTCGGGGGTGCGCGACGAGACGCAGATCCATACTCACATGTGCTATAGCGAATTCAACGACGTGATCGAGGCCATCGCGGCGATGGACGCCGACGTCATCACCATCGAGACCTCGCGCTCGGACATGCAGCTGCTGGAGGCCTTCGAGCGCTTCGAGTACCCCAACGAGATCGGCCCCGGCGTCTACGACATCCACTCGCCGCGGGTGCCGGACAGCGCCGAGATGGTGCGCCTGATGAAGAAGGCCGCCCGACGGGTGCCGGCCGAGCGCCTGTGGGTCAACCCGGACTGCGGCCTGAAGACCCGTGGCTGGACGGAGACCGAGGCGGCGCTGGTCAACATGGTGGCGGCGGCCAGGCAGCTGCGCGCCGAGCTGGCCTGA
- a CDS encoding SprT family zinc-dependent metalloprotease, whose product MAWGLSTPADWKPGLPPQEAAFGRPRVLCRAPARHNRAMPELLHARVEACYQLAEDFFKRRFPRPEVSFKLRGQKAGVAHLQENLLRFNPKLYAENREHFLKQTVAHEVAHLVAHQLFGPRIQPHGEEWQLIMRGVYELPPERCHHYEVGRRKSTRYLYLCQCPDGEFPFSSQRHRLVAQGRRYFCRRCRATLVFSGEQRIE is encoded by the coding sequence TTGGCGTGGGGCCTGTCTACACCAGCTGATTGGAAACCCGGCCTGCCGCCACAGGAAGCCGCCTTCGGGCGGCCTCGTGTTTTATGCCGCGCCCCGGCCCGGCATAATCGCGCCATGCCCGAACTTCTCCACGCCCGCGTCGAAGCCTGCTACCAGCTGGCCGAAGACTTCTTCAAGCGCCGCTTCCCCCGCCCCGAGGTCAGCTTCAAGCTGCGTGGGCAGAAGGCCGGCGTCGCCCACCTGCAGGAGAACCTGCTGCGCTTCAACCCCAAGCTCTACGCGGAAAACCGCGAGCACTTCCTCAAGCAGACGGTGGCCCACGAGGTGGCCCACCTGGTCGCGCACCAGCTGTTCGGCCCGCGCATCCAGCCGCATGGCGAGGAATGGCAGCTGATCATGCGCGGGGTCTACGAGCTGCCGCCGGAGCGCTGCCACCACTACGAGGTGGGCCGGCGCAAGAGCACCCGCTACCTCTACCTGTGTCAGTGCCCGGACGGCGAGTTCCCCTTCTCCAGCCAGCGCCACCGCCTGGTGGCCCAGGGGCGCCGCTACTTCTGCCGGCGCTGCCGGGCGACCCTGGTGTTCAGCGGCGAGCAGCGCATCGAGTAG
- a CDS encoding Yip1 family protein has translation MIHHVWGLFTHPDQEWQEIRGEEETISHMYLTHVLILAAIPAICAYFGTTEVGWTVGDGDPVKLTAASALQMTIMSYLAMLAGVAVMGAFIHWMARTYDSNPTLTQCVVFAAYTATPLFIGGVAALYPSLWLGMFVGTAAICYTVYLLYAGIPTFMGIPEDEGFMFSSSVLAVGLVVLVAMIACSVILWGFGVGPVYTS, from the coding sequence ATGATCCACCATGTTTGGGGGCTCTTCACCCATCCCGACCAAGAGTGGCAGGAAATCCGTGGCGAGGAAGAAACCATCAGCCACATGTACCTGACCCATGTCCTGATTCTCGCGGCCATACCGGCGATCTGCGCCTACTTCGGCACCACCGAGGTGGGCTGGACGGTCGGCGATGGCGACCCGGTCAAGCTCACCGCGGCCAGCGCGCTGCAGATGACCATCATGTCCTACCTGGCGATGCTCGCCGGCGTGGCCGTGATGGGCGCCTTCATCCACTGGATGGCGCGCACCTACGACTCCAACCCGACCCTGACCCAGTGCGTGGTCTTCGCCGCCTACACCGCCACGCCGCTATTCATCGGCGGGGTCGCCGCGCTCTACCCGAGCCTGTGGCTGGGCATGTTCGTCGGCACCGCGGCCATCTGCTACACGGTCTACCTGCTGTATGCCGGCATCCCCACCTTCATGGGCATCCCCGAAGACGAGGGCTTCATGTTCTCCAGCTCGGTGTTGGCCGTGGGCCTGGTGGTGCTGGTCGCGATGATCGCCTGCTCGGTGATCCTCTGGGGCTTTGGCGTGGGGCCTGTCTACACCAGCTGA
- a CDS encoding DNA-J related domain-containing protein — protein sequence MNNDLDPALDLAEQLHELLRAAPAGISEFQLIQQLKARRSTHIPHLELADKLVLFRTHFLLFNALYRLREHLWGRQEAHLHISPLCVQLQPWRPGSVALAEHDPLRDYYLDLQHLRDTTERDVEKLLASFWTRMQGGDEKRAALELFELDGDRPLDLASIKLRYRQLVSQHHPDRGGSTERLQSINLAMEILQRYYG from the coding sequence ATGAACAACGACCTCGACCCCGCCCTCGACCTTGCCGAGCAACTGCACGAACTGCTGCGCGCCGCGCCCGCCGGCATCAGCGAGTTCCAGCTGATCCAGCAGCTCAAGGCGCGCCGCTCCACGCATATCCCGCACCTGGAACTGGCCGACAAGCTGGTGCTGTTCCGTACCCACTTCCTGCTGTTCAACGCCCTGTACCGGCTGCGCGAGCACCTCTGGGGCCGCCAGGAGGCCCACCTGCACATCAGCCCGCTGTGCGTGCAACTGCAGCCCTGGCGCCCCGGCAGCGTGGCGCTGGCCGAGCACGATCCGCTGCGCGACTACTACCTCGACCTGCAGCACCTGCGCGACACCACCGAGCGCGACGTGGAAAAGCTGCTGGCCAGCTTCTGGACGCGCATGCAGGGCGGTGACGAGAAACGCGCGGCCCTGGAGCTGTTCGAACTGGACGGCGACCGGCCGCTCGACCTCGCCAGCATCAAGCTGCGCTACCGCCAGCTGGTCAGCCAGCACCACCCGGACCGCGGCGGCAGCACCGAGCGCCTGCAGTCGATCAACCTGGCGATGGAAATACTGCAGCGCTATTACGGCTGA
- the ttcA gene encoding tRNA 2-thiocytidine(32) synthetase TtcA — MPSTLSVNQNKLQKRLRRQVGEAIADFNMIEDGDKVMVCLSGGKDSYTMLDVLLYLQKVAPIQFEIVAVNMDQKQPGFPEHVLPAYLESIGVPYHIIEKDTYSVVKEKIPEGKTTCSLCSRLRRGTLYTYADEIGATKMALGHHRDDILETFFLNMFYGGTLKAMPPKLLSDDGRNVVIRPLAYCSEKDIEAYSVMKEFPIIPCNLCGSQENLQRQVVKEMLTEWERKSPGRTEIMFRALQNVVPSQLADRNLFDFQSLKIDDSATPRFLDVMNL; from the coding sequence ATGCCCAGCACCCTCTCGGTCAACCAGAACAAACTGCAGAAGCGCCTGCGCCGCCAGGTCGGCGAGGCCATTGCCGACTTCAACATGATCGAGGACGGCGACAAGGTGATGGTCTGCCTGTCCGGCGGCAAGGACAGCTACACCATGCTCGACGTGCTGCTGTACCTGCAGAAGGTGGCGCCGATCCAGTTCGAGATCGTCGCGGTGAACATGGACCAGAAGCAGCCCGGCTTCCCCGAGCACGTGCTGCCGGCCTATCTGGAATCCATCGGCGTGCCGTACCACATCATCGAGAAGGACACCTACTCGGTGGTGAAGGAGAAGATCCCGGAGGGCAAGACCACCTGCTCGCTGTGCTCGCGCCTGCGCCGCGGCACCCTGTACACATACGCCGACGAGATCGGTGCGACCAAGATGGCCCTCGGTCACCACCGCGACGACATCCTCGAGACCTTCTTCCTCAACATGTTCTACGGCGGCACCCTCAAGGCCATGCCGCCCAAGCTGCTGTCCGACGACGGCCGCAACGTGGTGATCCGCCCGCTGGCCTACTGCAGCGAGAAGGACATCGAGGCCTACTCGGTGATGAAGGAATTCCCGATCATCCCGTGCAACCTGTGCGGCTCGCAGGAAAACCTGCAGCGCCAGGTGGTCAAGGAAATGCTCACCGAGTGGGAGCGCAAGAGCCCGGGCCGCACCGAGATCATGTTCCGCGCCCTGCAGAACGTGGTGCCGTCGCAGCTGGCCGACCGCAACCTGTTCGATTTCCAGAGCCTGAAGATCGACGACAGCGCCACGCCGCGCTTCCTCGATGTGATGAACCTGTGA
- a CDS encoding ferredoxin, with the protein MKTETYARVLFAGPDLNHGSFAELTRRQFGEQFGAAVLEDLFDTGAGYDELWARVRECLNANELPLLLVDLDPLGGSPQLDWLRGELQALAGERADQLFVCAGNSEDVAALAELVQQPDKHLGCVEVPQLPASHSWSCIPPHRYRVLLCNGPRCTRRGALPLWKLLREELKASGKLETADGVHITRTQCQFPCDQGPTLSVYPSGEWYRIRDAAEVRRLVQQRFVEERAVPELIMRA; encoded by the coding sequence ATGAAGACCGAGACCTACGCCCGCGTGCTGTTCGCCGGCCCCGACCTCAACCATGGCAGCTTCGCCGAGCTGACCCGCCGCCAGTTCGGCGAACAATTCGGCGCTGCCGTGCTAGAGGATCTGTTCGATACCGGCGCTGGCTACGACGAGCTCTGGGCGCGGGTGCGCGAATGCCTGAACGCTAACGAGCTGCCACTATTGCTCGTCGATCTCGACCCGTTAGGCGGCAGCCCGCAGCTGGACTGGCTACGCGGCGAGCTGCAGGCCCTGGCCGGCGAGCGTGCCGATCAGCTGTTCGTCTGCGCCGGCAATAGCGAGGACGTAGCGGCGCTGGCTGAACTGGTCCAGCAGCCGGACAAGCATCTGGGCTGCGTGGAGGTGCCGCAGCTGCCGGCCAGTCACAGCTGGTCGTGCATCCCGCCGCACCGCTATCGCGTGCTGCTGTGCAATGGCCCGCGCTGCACCCGCCGTGGCGCCCTGCCGCTGTGGAAGCTGTTGCGCGAGGAGCTGAAGGCGTCCGGAAAACTGGAGACCGCGGATGGCGTGCATATCACCCGCACCCAGTGCCAGTTCCCCTGCGACCAGGGGCCGACCCTGAGCGTCTACCCGAGCGGCGAGTGGTACCGCATCCGCGATGCGGCCGAGGTGAGGCGCCTGGTGCAGCAGCGCTTCGTCGAGGAGCGCGCCGTGCCCGAACTGATCATGCGCGCATGA
- a CDS encoding cobalt-precorrin-6A reductase encodes MTRVLLLGGVGDALRLARRLGPGHLYSLAGLGQVPDDLSCRVRVGGFGGAEGLADFIRSEDFDLLLDVTHPYAAQISANAAAAARLAGVPCWALRRPGWQQQPGDDWREVADWAALIQALAPFAKPFFTLGREPLAHLDEIPAHQHWNLRLLDAQPEHPRARCIAARGPFTLEDERTLFATEGFDVLVSKNSGGHATEAKLQVARERGLPVLLLARPELPEVERSFADPDTLWQALQPLLRDPR; translated from the coding sequence ATGACCCGCGTACTGCTGCTCGGTGGCGTCGGCGATGCCCTGCGCCTGGCCCGGCGCCTGGGCCCCGGGCACCTTTACAGCCTGGCCGGGCTGGGCCAGGTGCCGGACGATCTGAGCTGCCGGGTGCGCGTCGGTGGTTTCGGCGGGGCCGAGGGTCTGGCCGACTTTATTCGCAGCGAAGATTTCGATCTGCTGCTGGACGTCACCCATCCCTATGCCGCGCAAATCAGCGCCAATGCCGCTGCGGCCGCGCGCCTGGCCGGCGTGCCCTGCTGGGCGCTGCGCCGCCCCGGCTGGCAGCAGCAGCCTGGCGACGACTGGCGCGAGGTGGCCGACTGGGCCGCGCTAATCCAGGCGCTGGCACCCTTCGCCAAGCCCTTCTTCACCCTCGGCCGCGAGCCGCTGGCGCACCTCGATGAAATCCCGGCGCACCAGCACTGGAACCTGCGCCTGCTCGATGCCCAGCCCGAACACCCGCGTGCGCGCTGCATCGCCGCGCGCGGCCCCTTCACCCTCGAGGACGAACGCACGCTGTTCGCCACCGAGGGCTTCGATGTGCTGGTGAGCAAGAACAGCGGCGGCCATGCCACCGAGGCCAAGCTGCAGGTCGCCCGCGAGCGCGGCCTGCCGGTGCTGCTGCTGGCACGCCCCGAATTGCCCGAGGTGGAGCGCAGCTTCGCCGATCCCGACACCCTGTGGCAGGCGCTACAGCCGCTGCTCCGAGACCCCCGATGA